The genomic region AAGGCTAGCCTACCCTTTCCGAGATTACGAAAGGTTTGTGTCACGTAATCGTTCCGAGTGGCCAGAATAACTGCCCGGCGCCTTGCCAGCCAACGGTGAACAGTGGTTCACTCGAAGGAGTAAACGCCCGTTCACCCTCTACACGGGACCTCTCCCCGCAAAGGCCTGCCGCACATGACAGCACCCCCCACCCCGAAACCGACCCGCAGCCCGTCCGCCATCACCACGGTCCTGGCGCTCAGCGGCACGCTTGTGGCGCTCATGCAGACCCTGGTGGTGCCGCTGCTGCCCGACTTTCCGCGGATTCTGTCGGTCACTCCTGACGACGCATCCTGGCTGGTGACAGCGACGCTCCTCGCCAGCGCCGTCGCCACCCCGATCGTGTCCCGCAGCGCCGACATGTACGGCAAGCGGAAGATGATGGTCATCTGCCTGGCCATCATGGTGGCCGGTTCGGTCATGGCTGCCCTGGGCGGGACCTTCCTGTGGCTGATTATCGGACGGGCGCTCCAAGGGTTCTCCGCATCACTGATCCCGGTGGGCATCAGCATCATGCGCGATGAACTGCCCAAGGAAAAGATGGGCTCCGCGGTGGCACTCATGAGCGCCACCCTGGGCATCGGCAGCGCCATGGGCCTGCCCCTGGCCGGCCTCCTCTATGAGAGCCTCGGCTGGACGTCGATCTTCTGGGTTTCCGCGGCCGCCGGCACGCTGCTGCTGCTGGCGGTTGTACTCGTGGTCCCGGAATCCAAGGTGCGCACTCCCGGCCGCTTCGACTACGCGGGCGCTCTTGTGCTCTCCGCCGCACTGGGATCGCTGCTGCTGGCCATTTCCAAGGGCGGCGCCTGGGGCTGGGGCTCGGAACCTGTGCTCCTGCTGTTCCTCGCGGCGGCGCTGCTGCTGGCCATCTGGATTCCCTACGAACTCAGGGTGGGCCAGCCCATGGTGGATCTTCGCACCACGGCGCGGCGGCCTGTCCTGATGACCAACCTCGCGTCGCTGCTGATCGGTTTCGCCATGTTCGCCAACATGCTCCTGACCACCCAGCAGCTTCAGCTCCCCCGCGCCACCGGCTACGGCTTTGAACTGAACGTCATCACCGCTGGCCTCTGCATGGTGCCGTCCGGACTGGCCATGGTGGTGTTCGCCCCGGTGTCCGGCGGCATCATCCGGCGCTTCGGGGGCAGGTCCGCCCTGATGACCGGCGCGGCCGTGATGATCGTGGGGTACGTGGGCCGGGTGTTCTTCTACGACTCCATCACGTGGGTGATCATCGGCTCCACGGTGGTGAGCGTCGGCACGGCCATCGCCTACGCCGCCATGCCAACGCTGATCATGGGTGCCGTCCCGATCACGGAGACCGCCTCCGCCAACGGTCTGAACAGCCTGGTCCGCTCCATTGGCACGTCGACGTCCAGCGCCGCCGTCGCCGCCGTGCTCACCTCTGTCACCATTCCGCTCGGCGCCGCCCGGCTGCCCTCGTTCGATGCCTTCAGGGATGTGTTCTGGATGGCCGCGCTGGCGTCCGCCGCCTCCGCCCTCGCCGCCATCTTCATTCCGCGCATCACCACCCACCGCCCCGCCGCGCCGGCGTCGGCAGAGCTGGTGGTGCAGGGGCGCGTCCTGGCACCAGACCACCGCCCGCTCACGCCCGCCGTCGTCACCGTCCTCCAGACGGAGGGCGAGCGGGTCGACTGGAGCCGCGTGGACACCGACGGCAACTATTCCGTGGCGCTGCCGGGCGCCGGGAAGTACCTGGTGGTGGCCAACGCGGCGGGCTGGGCGCCGATGGCCGAGGTCTTCGATTTCGACGGCCGCACGCTGAGGCAGAACTTCCTCCTGCACGAGCGGCTCGCAATCAGCGGCCGGGCGGCCATTGGCCGCGAGCCCGTGGCCGGCGCCGTGGTGACGCTGCTGCACGCCACCGGCGAGCATGTGGACACCGCCAGGACGGACGACGACGGCGTGTACACACTTCCGCTGCCCGCCACCGGACGCTACATAGTGACTATGCTTCATCCCGTGACTCATCAAGCCGTGGCGCGGAAGCTCGCCGTCGACAACCGGTCCGTGACCGTGGACCTTACAGCCGAACACCTTCCCGAAGGGACCGGCGCCGGACAGACCAGCGCAGAACGGACCGGCGGGGAGCCGGTGCGAGCATGAGCAGCCCCAGCCAGGAGTCCATCCTCACCGCAGCCGGGCGGCTGTTCGGCGAACGGGGCTACCGGGCGGTGACGGTCCGCGACATCGCTGCGGAGGCCGGGGTTTCGGCTGCCCTGGTGATGAAACTGTTCATCTCCAAGGCCAAGCTGTTCGCGGCGGTGCAGCCGGATGAGTCGCTGCTCACCGAACTGACCGTCCCGCCATCCGAACTCGGCGGCGCCCTGGTCTTCCGGGTGCTGATGCGGCGGGAACGGGGCATGCAGGAACCCTGGGCCATCATTCCGATCAATGTTCACGATGCCCCGGACCCAGACGCGGCACGGAACGAATTGCGCGAACGCTACCTCGGCAGCATCGCAAAGCTGATCGGGGATGCGACGCCGGACCGCCGCTATGCCTCGACGGTCACCGCGCTGATGACAGGGTTTGGCGAAACCGTGCGGACCCTCGGACTCTTCGACGGCTGGGACTTTGACGAGCTGGTGGCCTACTACGGCGGGATTGTCCAGGCCCAGATCGACGCCTGCACGGCCGCACATCCCTCCCCGCCCGTCCCCTAACCTCGCAAGCTCGGCCAAGGAACCCGGCGGTCGTGGCCCCGGCAACACTTCCCGATGGATCTCCCATGCAAGAAATCACCGCCCAACAGGTACGCTCCTCGTTCATCAACGCCAGCCGCTCGGAGGCCGCCAAGCTCTGGGTGGCCAAACGGGCCGGGCAGTCCGGCCGTGACGGCAACACGGCGGGCACGCTTATCTGTGCGGACTTCCTGTGCTGCGGAAACGTGCGGGTGGAGCCGCCCGCCAACGAGATCAACCCGAACCCGGCCGCCGTCGTCGTGCGCCAGATCGACGGGCTGCTGGCGCGGACCGGCCAGTTCCTGGACCGGGTCCGCGGCCGGTAGTGGACAGCTCAACCGGCGATGTCCTAGCTGTACGAGATGCTCAGCAGCAGCGCCTTGAGGGCCTGCCCCTCGGTGCCCGCCAGCCAGGACTTGGCCGCGGCGTCATTGGCGAAGGGCTTCTCGATGAACTGCACGTCCGCCACGATCACACCGTCCCTGGCGCGGATGATGCCGTCGAGCGCGGAGCCCTGTCCTGGCTTGGGGGCCCTGCCGCCAGGTGCATGCGGTAGGTCGCATTGCTGTCATCCGGTCCACGTAGAACGCGTACTGGCGGCCGGCGCGGGCTGCGCCGCGAGGCCCCACCAGGGCCAGCGCAATAAATCCATCGATTTGTTATAGACCGGGAGAAGCGTTCCGGACTAGCGCAGCACGATATCCACGGGATTGGCCTCGGACCGCCACTGCCCTTCTGTTCCCGGTTTCGGGGTGATAACGGGAGCAGTGAGCACGCCGGAGCGGTTGGTGCGCCTGTCCCGCAGGATCTCGGTGACCGAGCCCAGGTGCCGGGACAGGTCTATGACGTTCTCTGGTGCCGCAAGTAGCAGCTGGAAGCCAAACTCATGCAGCGCCTTGATGCCGGCGCCGGCGAATTCCTCGGAAGCCAGCACGAACGCCTCGTCCATCATCACCGTGCCGTACGTGGTGAAGCCCTGCTCGGCGATGCCCAGCTGGTAGCTCAGCGCCGCCGCCATGATGAACGCGGTGAACCGCTGGCGTTCACCGCCGGACATGGAGCCGGTGTCTGCGTGCATGAACACTTCCGTGCGCTTGCCACCCTTCTTCCCGGGGGCGTCCACCTCGCGGTGCTCCTTGCACTGGATGAACAGGTGGCCGCGCACATCCAGCACCTCGGCCCGCCAGCGCCGGTCCTCGGGAGTCTGCGACCCCAGCCGCTTCACCAGCGTCTCCAGCGACTTGTAGCGGGCGGTCAGTTCGGCGTCGTCATTCTGGCCCGCGTGAGCGGTTTCAGTCTTGCCATGCCGTGTGTGGCGGGTCTTCAGCGCGTTCTGGATGGCGTCCTTGAACTGCTTGGCCGTGGCCGGCAGGGTCTGCTTGATGTCGAGTTCCAGGTAGCTGCCTTCGTGGAAATTCACCTCGGACAGGATGCCGTTCAGCGGCAGGATCCTGCTGGTGATGGAACGGCGCTCCTCATCCAGCAGGTGGAGCAGGGTGCTGAACGACTCGTGCGTGCGCTGGTTGAAGAACTGCCGGAACTCGGCCTCCTGCGCGGGAAGCCCATCATTGATGATCGCGTGATACCGGGCCTCGAACTCGCCGACGGCGCCGATGGACGTGCCATGGTCGGCCGAAATGGCGGTGCCCCAGTCGCGGACGAAGCCTTCGAAGATCCGCGTGAGCCGCTCCGACGTGGCCTGGGCGCGGGACTCTGCACCGTGCAGTTCGCCGAGAAGCTGGGTCCGCACCCGGCCGGCGAGGTTGTCCAGTTCATGCATTTCCGTGACGTCGCCGAATTCGGCGAAGTAGGGCGCCAGTGCTGCGGTGGTGGAGTCCGACGGCGGGGCTTGGTTCAGGCGGGTGCGTCCGGCTTCCAGCAGTGAATCGGAGGCGGTGAGCTGCTGGTCCAATGCCTTGTATTCGCTCTGCAGCACCGCGGCGGCCTCCGTGCTGGACTGGTGCTTCTGGCGCGCCGCTTCAATGTTGGCGCGAAGCGGTTCGAGGTCAGCCTGGGCGGCGAGGGCGTCCTTGAGCCGCTGTTCAATCCTGCTGAGCTCGTCTGCAGCAACCGCTGCAGAGACCTGTTCCCACGGGCGGTGGTCCTCGGCCACCCGGCCGAGGGCCTCGAGCTGCCGTGACAGGCCCTGGTGTGATTCCTCGCGGCTTTGCGCCAGCTGCGCCGCCTTGGCCAGTTCCTGGCGCAGGTCTTCCACCTGCCCTGCCACGAGCTCCAGTTTGGAGGCGTTGTCGAACCCGAGGACGTAATCCTGGCGGCTGGTGAAGCGGTCGTCCTTCTCCACGGTGTGCCGGTTGCGTTTGACCACGCCGCCCAGGCTCAGGCCCCTGTCCAGGGCCGCCAGTTCGTCGGGGTTGTCCACGCACGGGTACGCGAAGTCGAGGGCGATCCGCTCACGGATCCACACTCCGGCTTCCGCATTTGTCCCGGTGGTGAGGATGTCCAGCTTGGTCAGCAGGTCGCCGTCGGCCACGTCCTCCACCGCGAGCGCCGCTCCGGCGAGCGGCTTGGAGACGTCCACCGCGCGCAAAGCGCCGCGCACCGTGTGGCCGTTCAGATAGCGGGTGACCGCGGCGAAGTGCTCGCCCGGAACAAGCAGGGTGGTGGCCAGGTTCCGCAGGGCACGTTCAGCTGCGGGCCGCCACTGCTCCTGGCCTTCGGCCAGGTCGATCAGCTCGCCGCCGAACGGCATCTGTTCTTCGGGGACGCCGGTGGCGGCCGCAATCGCCGCCCGGTTTTCAATGCTCGACGGCGGCAGCAGGGACTTGCGCGTTTTCAGCGACACAAGCTCCTGCTCCGCCGCGGCAAGCTCGCGCTTCTTCGTGGCATGGGCGTCGAAGGCCTCGAAACGGAGCTCCTGCAGGGCCGCGGAGTCATCCTTCAGCTCGGCCGAGCGGGTGGCCGCCTGTTCGTGCGCCTGCTCCCAGCCCTCAGCCGTCCACTCCAGATCCAGGCCGGCGTCCGTCAGCGCCTGCCGGGCCGCCTCTTCCACCTGCTGTCGGAGCTTCAGCCCTACCCGGGCGTTCTCGAGGGACTGCTCGATCGAGGAGATGGCGTTGCCGCCCTGGCTGTTGTACTCCGTCTCAAGCTGCCGGAGCTCCTTGGCCAGCCCGTCCCGCACGCCGCGTTCCGCTGCGAGCTCCCTCGCCTTCGCCTGGGCGAGCGCCTTGAAGCGGGCCAGCGTTTTCTCGTGCACGGTGACGGCAAGCTGCTGCCGGTAGGCCTCAAACTCCTCGCCCGCGAGCTCGCGGAGCCGGTTCGCGTCCAGCAGCGACTGGGCGTACTCCCTGTTCAGGCCCGGAACCGGGGCCAGCTGGTCGCGCTGCTGCCGGACGTCCTCCAGGCGCTGCCGGATGGACATGAGGTTGCTGAATTCCTCGACGACGTCGTCGGCCGCGGCCAGGGTGGCCGGGGCGTCCAGCACCTGGTCGCGGAAGAATGTGTTCACGCTGCCGCCGAGGCCCTTTCCGGCCTGGATGACACGGAGCAAGGGCAGCGCCTGGTCTGAGTTGATGCCCAGGAGCCGCCGGAACCGCTCCGCGAATGCCTTGTGGACGTCAAAGACCTGGGCGTCGGGGAAGATGCTCTCCAGCGCGGCCCTGGTGAAGCGCTTCTCGGCGATGTCCTCGATCGCGGCGAGGTCCAGCGGCCTGTTGTCAATCAGGTAGTACCGGCCGACGCTCGACTCCGTGCCGTTCTTGGGCAGGTCAAACAGCGCCGACACGGTCACCTTGGTGCCCGCCGCGTTGTCGAACGTCAGGGCTACGGCGGACCAGGTGGCACCGGGACGCTGGAACGCGCTGGCCGAGCCCTCCCCGACGGCTTTGTCCCCCACCTTGCCGCGCATGTACGTGAACGTGGTCCGTTTGTCCTCCATGGCGCCCGAGCGCTGCGCGGCGGCCTCGTTGGAGCGCGGCCGCGCGTCGAACACCCGCAGCATGGCGTCGAACAGCGTCGACTTGCCCACGCCCGAGTTGCCGGTCAGCAGGGTGCCGTTGCGGTCCACGTGCATCGTGTGCGCGCCGTGGAAGGTGCCCCAGTTGACCACCTGCACCAGCGCCAGGCGCATCTGGCCAGGGTTGACGACCTCGCCCAGCGGAAGCATGCTCGCAATGCTCACTTGGAGGCCTCCGCTTCGCTGGCCGCCTTCGACTCCGCAGCCCCGTCACCTTGGGCCTCATCGTCGGTGTCTTCCGCCGGGTCCGCCGTGTCTGCCTCGAGCTCAAGTAGGGGTTCTGTGCCTGACGGGTCTGCCGTGGCTGCCATTAGGGCTTCGATTTGGGCGGGAATGTCGCCTATGTTGTCGAAGGGGAGGGCCAGGGGCAGGGCGTTGGAGATGGTGTAGACGTCGTCCAGGCCGGTGGTGAGCAGGAGCTGGCGGGCGAGGAGCTTGGTAATCGCGCGGTTCACCACGTCCGAGTCGCGCAGGGCGTCCTGCTGGCCGGCCGGCTGGTAGTGCGCCACGAGTTCGGCGATTTCTTCGCGGGTGATGGTGGGGTCCGTCTGCGCGGTGACGTGGCGGTCCAGCAGGAGCCGCAGGCGCAGCAGCACGATGGTTTCCACCCGGCTCAGGGCACGCTGCTGGCGCAGGATGCTGGAGCGGGCGCTGCCACCGATCGCGTCGGGGTCAACGGGACGCAGCACCGCGATCTTGCGCTCGTGGTCCAGCTGCAGCGTAAGGAACAGCTCGGAGAGCCGGCTGCGCAGGATCAGCTGGTTGTCCAGCAGTGTTGTCCAGAGTTTCTCGTCCCGGCCGCCGTCGACGTATGGGCCTTTCAGCAGCTTCACGAGGGCTTGGCGGACCTTCATGGGCAGCACGCCGGTATCACCGGGGAAGAGGGCGGCACCGTCCACAAAGGTGTCGCGGGGGCCGACGCCGCTGCTCCCCACCTGCCCCCTAACCTCGCAAGCTCGGTCAGGGAACCCGGCAGGCGTGGCCCCAGGCGCAACCGGCGGTGTCGCGGAGTCTGCCGTCGTCATCTCTTCAGTCATCGCTAATCCTTCTTGAGCGTTACCACCGGCAGGTACGCCTTGCGGGTGGTGCCGTCTATCTGTTCGAAGTCGAGGGCCTCCCACGCCAGCTGGTCAAAGCCGGCGCCGGTGTGGAGTGCGTGCGAGAGGAGCGCCCGGATGGAGTTGATGTGCTGTTCCCCGGGCGGAAGCTGCTCCCACGCCTCCGCGAGGGTGGAGGCCCCCGCAGCCGCGGCGCGGATCGCCTCGGGCCTGGCCTTGGCGGTCCGGGGCGGGCGGACCCGGTCCGAGTCGCTGAACGCGATGGGGTCGGCGAGCTTGGGCGGGGCGGCAAACTCGTCCGGATTGAAGAGCTTGACCATGGCCAGGGATTCGAAACCGGCGTTGAAGAGCACCGGACCGTGGACCAGGCCCGGCCGTTCGCGCTCGTAGGGCAGGGACCGGATGGCCTGTTCCGCCTCGCGCAGCACCTTGCGGAGCCGGACCGACTGGCGGAAGTCGTCGCTCTGGACGTAGGTGTTCAGGCTCTCGCTGAGCTTGCCGTAGATGCGCTGGATCTGGCTGTGCTGCTGCCGAAGTTCGGCCACCAGGTTTTTCAGGGTCTCGCGGTCTTCCGGCGACAGGTCGTCCGCGAACTGGCGGCTGAGGACTTCACCGATCGCGGAGCGAAAGCGCAGCTGCTGCTGCGGGTCCTCGAGGAAGGCGGTGAAGGAACGGAACGTCCTGCCCTCCGGACTCTGGCGCAGCCGCTTGTCCGCCTCAAGAACCTGCGCCATCGTGGCGCCCTTGGTCAGGGATTCCTCGATGATCTGGTTCCGGAGCTCGCCCACGAGCTCCTCGATGCGGTCACGCATCTTCTTGTAGTCCGCGGGCAGGCTGGCGGCGAGGTCCAGGATGTTGCCGGCGGCTTCCACAGCCTGGTCGTCGTCGAGCAGGCCGTCGAAGTCACCGGAGCTGATGTCCTCGATCAGCTGCTGCCGCTCCTCGATCTCCTCCTCCAGCGCTTCCAGCCGTGCGCTCTGGTCCGGGTTGGTCTCGTTGGCGAGCTTCTCCACGTCACCCAGGAGAGTGCCTAGCCGGGAGCCGTTAAGCGTGGACCTTTCGCTGGAGAGGCTGTCCAGGAACGCCAGCACGCGGGCGGCCGCCTCCGTGACCTCGTAAACGATCTGTCCCGACTGGTTCCTGCGCGTCAGGAACTGCTTGCGGGTCCACTCGTCGCCGAAGGACTTCCCGTTGGCATGCCCGCCCAGCCCCGGGTCCCGGCGGCGCAACTGCTCAAGGAAGGAGTCGACGTCGGCGTGGAATTCTTCCAGCGGAAGCTGCGGCCGGGTGCGGGTAAAGGACGCCTGCAGGACCGCGATTACCCACGGGGCGGAACGGGTGAGGGCCCATGCCGGCCCTTGGGTGAGGAGCTCAAGGTCCCTGAGCCTGGCGCTGATCGCATCAGCGGAGGACGTGGCGGACCGGGGCACACACTCTCCTTCAGCAACTTGGGGGATGGTCTGGGCAGCGGAAACCCGAAAACTGCCAACTACAAGGTTAACGCAGAGCCACAGGCCGGCCCGCGCCGCGATCCCGGGAGAACCCCTAAACGGACGCGGTTGCCCGAAAGGCAACGTTACGGGTGTGACAGATGAGGTTTTCGCAATCAGTCTGTGACCTACGCAAGAGTATTGTCTCGATCCCGTATCAAGGCGGCCACAAGGTGGCCGAGACGCTGGAGGAAGCTTCGCTCCTGGCCCTAGTCTCGAGCTACTGATCCATCCGCAGCAACGGCGCAGGGGGAAGCATGGAGTTCGACTTGAGTGCAGTGGAGACAGCCACCTTGGTGTTCATTGGAACGCTGATGTTTGCCCTGGTGCTTGTCTTGTTCGTGGCGGTGGCGGCATTCGCCGCACTCGTCCTGGTAGGCGTGGGGAGGCTGGCCTGGCTGGTCATTGCCGCGGCGCTGCTCCGGACCGTCCACGCGATCAACCACGTCTGGGACAGCCTGGTACACCACGCCTCTGCGGTCGAGTTTCCGGCGGAGTTTCAGGGGCAGCCGTCCCCTAGCACCGGAACCTACCCGCGGGTAGCATTGAGGGACAGCTGAAGGGTTCTCCACCCGCGGCGGACCCAGGGCTTTGAGCCGGTCATCCGGTTAGAGGAGATGCCCCGTGAGCTCCGCCACTGAGAGCCAGGCGACTGAACGCCCGGCCACTGACAGCACGGCAGCAGGCACCACGGCTGCGGACGGCACTGGTGCCGTCCCGCCCGTGGACAGTCCCGCGTCCCAAACGCCCGTCGCTCCAGAGAAGATCGGCGCGGGCGCGTCCGCCGAGGACGCCCGCGCCATTGCCGAAGCAGCACGCGAAACCGAGTGGGCCAGGCCCAGCTTCGCCAAGGGCCTGTACCTCGGCAGCTTTGACCTGGGCCTCATCCATCCCTGGCCCGCCGCCAAACCCGATGACGTGGAACGCGGCGAGGCCTTCATGGCACAGCTGACGGAGTTCTGCCGCACCATGTCCGGCCGGACCATCGAACGCGACGCGAAAATTCCCGACGAATACCTCCGCGGCCTGGCAGAGCTGGGCGTGTTCGGCATGAAGATTCCACAGGAGTACCGCGGCCTGGGCCTGTCCCTGGTCTATTACGGCCGCGCGCTGGCCCTGCTCGGATCTGTGCACCCGAGCCTGGGGGCCCTGCTCTCCGCCCACCAGTCCATCGGTGTGCCGGAACCGGTGAAGGTGTTCGGCACACCCGAGCAGAAACGCAAGTACCTGCCGCGCTGCGCGGACGGGGCGGTCACGGCATTCCTGCTGACCGAGCCCGACGTCGGCAGCGACCCCGCCCGGATGGGCAGCACCGCTGTTCCCAGTGCCGACGGCGAGTCGTACGTTCTGGACGGCGTCAAACTCTGGACCACCAACGGCGTGATCGCCGAGCTCGTGGTGGTGATGGCCGTGGTGCCGCAGCACACCGATGCGGGCGGCGCCGTCCACAAGGGCGGCATTACCGCCTTCGTCGTGGAAATGGACTCCCCCGGAATCACGGTGGAGAACCGCAACACCTTCATGGGGCTGCGCGGCATCGAGAACGGCGTGACCAGGTTCCACCAGGTCCGCGTGCCCGCCGCCAATCGGCTGGGCCGTGAAGGCCAGGGCCTGAAGATTGCGCTCACTACACTGAACACCGGCAGGCTTTCGCTGCCAGCGCTGTGCGTGGCGACCGGCCGCTGGAGCCTCAAGATCGCCCGGGAATGGGCCAACGCCCGCACACAGTGGGGCCGCCCGATAGGTAAGCACGAAGCCGTGAGCAAGAAGATAGCGTTCATCGCAGCAACTGCATTCGCCCTGGACGCCGTGTTCGAGCTGTCCGCGGAGATGGCCGATGCCGGGCAAAAGGACGTCCGCATCGAGGCGGCACTGGCCAAACTGTGGTCCACCGAGATCAGCTACCGGATCGCGGACGAACTTGTGCAGATTCGCGGCGGCCGCGGCTTTGAGACGGCCGACTCGCTTGAGGCCCGCGGCGAGCGTGCCGTCCCCGCGGAGCAGCAGCTGCGCGACCTGCGGATCAACCGCATCTTCGAGGGATCGTCCGAGATCATGCGGCTGCTGATAGCCCGCGAGGCCGTGGACGCGCACCTCGCCGCCGCCGGGGACCTGGCCTCCGCGGAGGCGAGCCTTTCGGACAAGGCGCGGGCAGCCGTCGGCGCCTCCGGCTTCTACGCAAAATGGCTGCCCAAACTGGTGGCGGGCCCGGGCATGGATCCGCGCTCCTACAGTGATTTCGGGCGGCTGGCCAAGCACCTCCGCTTCGTGGAGCGGTCCTCGCGCCGGCTCGCCCGCCAGACCTTCTACGGCATGGGCCGCTGGCAGGCCCGCCTTGAGCACAAACAGGCGTTCCTGGGCCGGATCGTGGACATCGGTGCCGAACTGTTCGCCATGGCCGCCAGCTGCTCCCGCGCCGAGATGCTGCTCCGCACAGCACCCGAACGCGGCGCCACCGCGTTTGAACTGGCCGACGCCTTCTGCGAGCAGGCACGCGTCCGGGTGGACGAGTACTTCGACCAGCTGTGGCGGAACACCGACGACGGCGACCGCGACGTGGCGCGCAAGGTGCTGGCCGGCAACTACACGTGGCTGGAGGCCGGTGTGCTGGACCAGTCCGAAGGGACCGGTCCCTGGATCGCCGATGCCTCCGCCCGCGAGTCGACCAAGGAGAACCTGCACCGCGCCTACCGCTGACCGCGCCCGTCACAAGACGCTACGCACGGGGCACCCAGGCACCCGACCTGACCTCCACGCCGCCCCTGACAAGGGAAGACGCGCCACACCAAGATACTAAGCATCCTTGCTAATGCCCATTGAACGGAGTTAGCTAGAAAGTGAGGCCGGCGCCTTGGCCTCGGCATTGCGTTGCCCGGCTTAGGCCCCTGAGCCCGGGTCCGTTCAATGAAAGCGAGTAACCTGATGAGCAGCCCAATCGGCTCCGGGGACAGACGCCCCCGGCGCATTTCCTCTGAATCAGGCACGTCCGAAACCGGCAGGTCCGAACACAACAGGCCTGAACACAGCGCGGCAGAGCCCTACCCTGCCACCTACAGCTCCGCGGATCGCAGTTCGGCAGACGCGCCCACGGAAGCTACTCCTGTCTACGATGCCACCCAGACCCGGCGTTCGGACCATCCCGGCGTCACCAGCACCGGCGCCACGACGGACACGCACACCCGGGCACTCAACACCACGGACACGCCATACGCCGAGCGCGACTACACCCCCGGCAATGAACCGGACGGCCGCCCGGACACAGCACGGCCCGACGACCCGGCCTTTGCCACCCGGGAGATGGCAGCGGCCCGCCAAAAGGAGGCGTTCGGCGGCATGAAGATCGGCTCGGCGTTCTTTGGCTGGCTGGCCGCCACGGGCATGGCTGTGCTGTTGACCGCCCTGGTCGCCGCGGCCGGGACTGCCGTGGGACTTGCCACGAACACCGACGTGAACGCCGCCGTGGGCCGGGCTGCCTCGAACCAGACAGTGGGAATCGCGGGCATCATCGTCCTGCTGGTCATCCTCTTCGCTTCCTACTACAGCGGAGGCTACGTCGCCGGCAGGATGGCCCGGTTCAATGGCGCGAAGCAGGGGTTCATGGTGTGGATCTGGGCCCTGATCGCCGCTGTGCTGGTGGCCGTGCTCGGCATGATCGCCGGCGAGCAGTTCAATATCCTGGCGCAGCTGAACAGCTTCCCCCGGATTCCGGTCAACGAGGGCCAGGTGACCACCACCGGCATCATTGCCGCCGTCGTGGTCGCCCTGGTGGCGCTGGTTGGTGCCGTACTGGGCGGCATGGCCGGCATGCACTTCCACCGCAAGGTGGACCGCGCCGGCTTCACTCCCACGGCGGATTATGAGGAGCACTGAATAGGAGGACCGCTGACCGGCTGCCGGTCATTTCCTACCGGTAATGCGCGACGGCGTCCACGTAGTACCAGCGCCGGTCCACCCTGAGGAAGCGGCTCGTTTCATGGTGGACGCCCCGCTCGCCGTCCTGACGGAAGTGCGCCTTGAATTCCACGACGCCTTCGGTATCGAGCGGGCCGCCCCGCTCGACGGACACAATGTCCAGCCGCCGCCACTCCAGGCCCGGCTCGAACTCCAGCTCCGCGGGCCGTGTGCTGGAGTGCCATGTTTTCAGCAGGTAGCCGGCATCCAGCAGGACGAAGGCAGAGTAGCGGGAACGCATCAGCTGCTCGGCGGTGGCTGCCTCTGCAGCGCCGCTGTGGAACCGGCCGCAGCAGTCGGCGTAATGCTCGCCGGAAAGGCACGGGCAATTACCGGTAAAGGGTTCTGGCTCGGTCATGGCATCCCTGGGAACGTGGTGGGTCGCTTGCTGAATCAGACTATAGGCGGCTTGATACGGCCGGGTCCTATAACAGCTTTGAAACAACAGTTGCCGGTACTTGCCATGAGGGCATGTCGGCAGTAAATAGTCCGTATGGTGGTTAGGGGCTGATTTCCGGCGTAATCACCGGGCTCGATCACGTCGGTGACGGGCCGGGCGCGCCGATGGTAAGGAGGGTGAAGTGGAAGATCCGACAACGATTGCACTGAACCTGACCTTTTTTGGCACCCTGGGTGTTGCCTTCCTGATGTTCATCGGCCTGTGC from Arthrobacter globiformis harbors:
- a CDS encoding TetR/AcrR family transcriptional regulator; this translates as MSSPSQESILTAAGRLFGERGYRAVTVRDIAAEAGVSAALVMKLFISKAKLFAAVQPDESLLTELTVPPSELGGALVFRVLMRRERGMQEPWAIIPINVHDAPDPDAARNELRERYLGSIAKLIGDATPDRRYASTVTALMTGFGETVRTLGLFDGWDFDELVAYYGGIVQAQIDACTAAHPSPPVP
- a CDS encoding MFS transporter, yielding MTAPPTPKPTRSPSAITTVLALSGTLVALMQTLVVPLLPDFPRILSVTPDDASWLVTATLLASAVATPIVSRSADMYGKRKMMVICLAIMVAGSVMAALGGTFLWLIIGRALQGFSASLIPVGISIMRDELPKEKMGSAVALMSATLGIGSAMGLPLAGLLYESLGWTSIFWVSAAAGTLLLLAVVLVVPESKVRTPGRFDYAGALVLSAALGSLLLAISKGGAWGWGSEPVLLLFLAAALLLAIWIPYELRVGQPMVDLRTTARRPVLMTNLASLLIGFAMFANMLLTTQQLQLPRATGYGFELNVITAGLCMVPSGLAMVVFAPVSGGIIRRFGGRSALMTGAAVMIVGYVGRVFFYDSITWVIIGSTVVSVGTAIAYAAMPTLIMGAVPITETASANGLNSLVRSIGTSTSSAAVAAVLTSVTIPLGAARLPSFDAFRDVFWMAALASAASALAAIFIPRITTHRPAAPASAELVVQGRVLAPDHRPLTPAVVTVLQTEGERVDWSRVDTDGNYSVALPGAGKYLVVANAAGWAPMAEVFDFDGRTLRQNFLLHERLAISGRAAIGREPVAGAVVTLLHATGEHVDTARTDDDGVYTLPLPATGRYIVTMLHPVTHQAVARKLAVDNRSVTVDLTAEHLPEGTGAGQTSAERTGGEPVRA
- a CDS encoding ATP-binding protein, which encodes MSIASMLPLGEVVNPGQMRLALVQVVNWGTFHGAHTMHVDRNGTLLTGNSGVGKSTLFDAMLRVFDARPRSNEAAAQRSGAMEDKRTTFTYMRGKVGDKAVGEGSASAFQRPGATWSAVALTFDNAAGTKVTVSALFDLPKNGTESSVGRYYLIDNRPLDLAAIEDIAEKRFTRAALESIFPDAQVFDVHKAFAERFRRLLGINSDQALPLLRVIQAGKGLGGSVNTFFRDQVLDAPATLAAADDVVEEFSNLMSIRQRLEDVRQQRDQLAPVPGLNREYAQSLLDANRLRELAGEEFEAYRQQLAVTVHEKTLARFKALAQAKARELAAERGVRDGLAKELRQLETEYNSQGGNAISSIEQSLENARVGLKLRQQVEEAARQALTDAGLDLEWTAEGWEQAHEQAATRSAELKDDSAALQELRFEAFDAHATKKRELAAAEQELVSLKTRKSLLPPSSIENRAAIAAATGVPEEQMPFGGELIDLAEGQEQWRPAAERALRNLATTLLVPGEHFAAVTRYLNGHTVRGALRAVDVSKPLAGAALAVEDVADGDLLTKLDILTTGTNAEAGVWIRERIALDFAYPCVDNPDELAALDRGLSLGGVVKRNRHTVEKDDRFTSRQDYVLGFDNASKLELVAGQVEDLRQELAKAAQLAQSREESHQGLSRQLEALGRVAEDHRPWEQVSAAVAADELSRIEQRLKDALAAQADLEPLRANIEAARQKHQSSTEAAAVLQSEYKALDQQLTASDSLLEAGRTRLNQAPPSDSTTAALAPYFAEFGDVTEMHELDNLAGRVRTQLLGELHGAESRAQATSERLTRIFEGFVRDWGTAISADHGTSIGAVGEFEARYHAIINDGLPAQEAEFRQFFNQRTHESFSTLLHLLDEERRSITSRILPLNGILSEVNFHEGSYLELDIKQTLPATAKQFKDAIQNALKTRHTRHGKTETAHAGQNDDAELTARYKSLETLVKRLGSQTPEDRRWRAEVLDVRGHLFIQCKEHREVDAPGKKGGKRTEVFMHADTGSMSGGERQRFTAFIMAAALSYQLGIAEQGFTTYGTVMMDEAFVLASEEFAGAGIKALHEFGFQLLLAAPENVIDLSRHLGSVTEILRDRRTNRSGVLTAPVITPKPGTEGQWRSEANPVDIVLR
- a CDS encoding FBP domain-containing protein; this encodes MQEITAQQVRSSFINASRSEAAKLWVAKRAGQSGRDGNTAGTLICADFLCCGNVRVEPPANEINPNPAAVVVRQIDGLLARTGQFLDRVRGR